One Natator depressus isolate rNatDep1 chromosome 3, rNatDep2.hap1, whole genome shotgun sequence DNA segment encodes these proteins:
- the E2F6 gene encoding transcription factor E2F6 isoform X4, with product MDSPLQPPKINLNMEDEVQFVTMRKTLKVTKPRFDASLVYLTRKFMDLVKTAPDGVLDLNEVATTLGVRKRRVYDITNVLDGIHLIQKRSKNLIQWVGSDLDQVAGKASEQQKLRDELSDLSAMEEALDELIKDCAHQLFELTDDKENTKLAYVTYQDIHSIKAFQEQIVMAIKAPEETKLEIPAPKEDCIEVRIKSTKGPIDVYLCEVEQDNPGAKTFEDMDTLTSETKSPVPLDEELCVN from the exons ATGGACTCGCCGCTCCAG cCACCAAAAATCAACCTTAATATGGAAGATGAGGTCCAGTTTGTGACAATGAGAA AAACCCTGAAAGTCACAAAGCCTCGTTTTGATGCATCCCTGGTTTACCTGACCCGAAAATTCATGGATCTTGTCAAAACTGCTCCAGATGGTGTTCTTGATTTGAATGAAGTAGCAACAACTCTGGGGGTACGAAAACGAAGAGTATATGACATCACCAATGTATTGGATGGAATCCACCTGATTCAGAAAAGATCTAAGAATCTTATCCAGTGGGT AGGATCTGATCTCGATCAGGTTGCTGGAAAGGCATCAGAACAGCAAAAGCTTAGAGATGAACTTTCTGATTTATCAGCAATGGAAGAAGCTCTGGATGAATTAATTAAGGACTGTGCTCACCAGTTGTTTGAATTAACGGATgacaaagaaaacacaaa ACTAGCTTATGTGACATATCAAGATATTCATAGCATTAAGGCCTTTCAAGAACAGATTGTTATGGCAATCAAAGCTCCAGAAGAAACAAAACTAGAAATACCAGCTCCTAAAGAA GATTGTATAGAAGTACGTATAAAGAGCACAAAGGGACCCATTGATGTATATTTATGTGAAGTGGAGCAAGATAACCCAGGTGCCAAAACTTTTGAAGATATGGATACTCTGACATCAGAAACTAAATCACCAGTACCTCTTGATGAAG aactctgtgtgaactga
- the E2F6 gene encoding transcription factor E2F6 isoform X2, which produces MATPAKGKSLRPLHPDTLRPPKINLNMEDEVQFVTMRKTLKVTKPRFDASLVYLTRKFMDLVKTAPDGVLDLNEVATTLGVRKRRVYDITNVLDGIHLIQKRSKNLIQGSDLDQVAGKASEQQKLRDELSDLSAMEEALDELIKDCAHQLFELTDDKENTKLAYVTYQDIHSIKAFQEQIVMAIKAPEETKLEIPAPKEDCIEVRIKSTKGPIDVYLCEVEQDNPGAKTFEDMDTLTSETKSPVPLDEELCVN; this is translated from the exons ATGGCCACCCCCGCCAAGGGGAAGAGCCTGCGGCCGCTGCACCCGGACACGCTGCGG cCACCAAAAATCAACCTTAATATGGAAGATGAGGTCCAGTTTGTGACAATGAGAA AAACCCTGAAAGTCACAAAGCCTCGTTTTGATGCATCCCTGGTTTACCTGACCCGAAAATTCATGGATCTTGTCAAAACTGCTCCAGATGGTGTTCTTGATTTGAATGAAGTAGCAACAACTCTGGGGGTACGAAAACGAAGAGTATATGACATCACCAATGTATTGGATGGAATCCACCTGATTCAGAAAAGATCTAAGAATCTTATCCA AGGATCTGATCTCGATCAGGTTGCTGGAAAGGCATCAGAACAGCAAAAGCTTAGAGATGAACTTTCTGATTTATCAGCAATGGAAGAAGCTCTGGATGAATTAATTAAGGACTGTGCTCACCAGTTGTTTGAATTAACGGATgacaaagaaaacacaaa ACTAGCTTATGTGACATATCAAGATATTCATAGCATTAAGGCCTTTCAAGAACAGATTGTTATGGCAATCAAAGCTCCAGAAGAAACAAAACTAGAAATACCAGCTCCTAAAGAA GATTGTATAGAAGTACGTATAAAGAGCACAAAGGGACCCATTGATGTATATTTATGTGAAGTGGAGCAAGATAACCCAGGTGCCAAAACTTTTGAAGATATGGATACTCTGACATCAGAAACTAAATCACCAGTACCTCTTGATGAAG aactctgtgtgaactga
- the E2F6 gene encoding transcription factor E2F6 isoform X1: MATPAKGKSLRPLHPDTLRPPKINLNMEDEVQFVTMRKTLKVTKPRFDASLVYLTRKFMDLVKTAPDGVLDLNEVATTLGVRKRRVYDITNVLDGIHLIQKRSKNLIQWVGSDLDQVAGKASEQQKLRDELSDLSAMEEALDELIKDCAHQLFELTDDKENTKLAYVTYQDIHSIKAFQEQIVMAIKAPEETKLEIPAPKEDCIEVRIKSTKGPIDVYLCEVEQDNPGAKTFEDMDTLTSETKSPVPLDEELCVN; encoded by the exons ATGGCCACCCCCGCCAAGGGGAAGAGCCTGCGGCCGCTGCACCCGGACACGCTGCGG cCACCAAAAATCAACCTTAATATGGAAGATGAGGTCCAGTTTGTGACAATGAGAA AAACCCTGAAAGTCACAAAGCCTCGTTTTGATGCATCCCTGGTTTACCTGACCCGAAAATTCATGGATCTTGTCAAAACTGCTCCAGATGGTGTTCTTGATTTGAATGAAGTAGCAACAACTCTGGGGGTACGAAAACGAAGAGTATATGACATCACCAATGTATTGGATGGAATCCACCTGATTCAGAAAAGATCTAAGAATCTTATCCAGTGGGT AGGATCTGATCTCGATCAGGTTGCTGGAAAGGCATCAGAACAGCAAAAGCTTAGAGATGAACTTTCTGATTTATCAGCAATGGAAGAAGCTCTGGATGAATTAATTAAGGACTGTGCTCACCAGTTGTTTGAATTAACGGATgacaaagaaaacacaaa ACTAGCTTATGTGACATATCAAGATATTCATAGCATTAAGGCCTTTCAAGAACAGATTGTTATGGCAATCAAAGCTCCAGAAGAAACAAAACTAGAAATACCAGCTCCTAAAGAA GATTGTATAGAAGTACGTATAAAGAGCACAAAGGGACCCATTGATGTATATTTATGTGAAGTGGAGCAAGATAACCCAGGTGCCAAAACTTTTGAAGATATGGATACTCTGACATCAGAAACTAAATCACCAGTACCTCTTGATGAAG aactctgtgtgaactga
- the E2F6 gene encoding transcription factor E2F6 isoform X3, producing the protein MATPAKGKSLRPLHPDTLRPPKINLNMEDEVQFVTMRKTLKVTKPRFDASLVYLTRKFMDLVKTAPDGVLDLNEVATTLGVRKRRVYDITNVLDGIHLIQKRSKNLIQWVGSDLDQVAGKASEQQKLRDELSDLSAMEEALDELIKDCAHQLFELTDDKENTKLAYVTYQDIHSIKAFQEQIVMAIKAPEETKLEIPAPKEDCIEVRIKSTKGPIDVYLCEVEQDNPGAKTFEDMDTLTSETKSPVPLDEE; encoded by the exons ATGGCCACCCCCGCCAAGGGGAAGAGCCTGCGGCCGCTGCACCCGGACACGCTGCGG cCACCAAAAATCAACCTTAATATGGAAGATGAGGTCCAGTTTGTGACAATGAGAA AAACCCTGAAAGTCACAAAGCCTCGTTTTGATGCATCCCTGGTTTACCTGACCCGAAAATTCATGGATCTTGTCAAAACTGCTCCAGATGGTGTTCTTGATTTGAATGAAGTAGCAACAACTCTGGGGGTACGAAAACGAAGAGTATATGACATCACCAATGTATTGGATGGAATCCACCTGATTCAGAAAAGATCTAAGAATCTTATCCAGTGGGT AGGATCTGATCTCGATCAGGTTGCTGGAAAGGCATCAGAACAGCAAAAGCTTAGAGATGAACTTTCTGATTTATCAGCAATGGAAGAAGCTCTGGATGAATTAATTAAGGACTGTGCTCACCAGTTGTTTGAATTAACGGATgacaaagaaaacacaaa ACTAGCTTATGTGACATATCAAGATATTCATAGCATTAAGGCCTTTCAAGAACAGATTGTTATGGCAATCAAAGCTCCAGAAGAAACAAAACTAGAAATACCAGCTCCTAAAGAA GATTGTATAGAAGTACGTATAAAGAGCACAAAGGGACCCATTGATGTATATTTATGTGAAGTGGAGCAAGATAACCCAGGTGCCAAAACTTTTGAAGATATGGATACTCTGACATCAGAAACTAAATCACCAGTACCTCTTGATGAAG AGTGA